From a region of the Neobacillus niacini genome:
- a CDS encoding acyl-CoA dehydrogenase, translating to MNFDLTKEQEMIRDLIRDFADAEVAPGADERDRTGAFPKEIFSKLSELGIMGLPFPEQYGGGEADTTSFAIVVEELSRVCASTGITYSAHISLGGAPLNLFGTHEQKEKYLAPICTGESFGAFGLTEPNAGSDAGGTQTTAVLDGDEWVINGSKCFITNASYAKHLAVTAVTDRSKGINGITAFIVPTNAPGFTVIDNYEKMGLHASNTTELIMENVRVPKENLLGTIGNGYKQFLATLDGGRIGIGAMAVGIAQGAYEKSLQYAKERKQFGKSLSNFQAIQFKLADMAMNIELARNMVFKAAWLKDQGRVFKKEAAFAKLFASEICMRACDQAVQIHGGYGYMKEYQVERFFRDAKLLEIGEGTSEVQRMVIAKQIGC from the coding sequence ATGAATTTTGATTTAACGAAAGAACAAGAGATGATTCGCGATTTAATTCGAGATTTCGCCGATGCAGAGGTTGCACCAGGGGCAGATGAACGTGATCGAACAGGGGCTTTCCCTAAGGAAATCTTTTCAAAATTATCGGAGCTAGGGATTATGGGTCTCCCATTCCCGGAGCAATATGGGGGCGGAGAGGCAGATACAACTAGCTTTGCAATCGTCGTTGAAGAACTTAGCCGCGTGTGTGCATCCACAGGTATTACATATTCAGCACATATTTCATTAGGCGGGGCGCCGCTAAATTTATTCGGAACCCACGAGCAAAAGGAAAAATACTTAGCACCCATTTGTACTGGAGAATCCTTCGGAGCATTTGGATTGACGGAACCAAATGCAGGCTCCGATGCAGGGGGAACGCAAACAACAGCAGTTCTTGATGGAGATGAGTGGGTCATTAACGGCTCTAAATGTTTCATCACAAACGCAAGCTACGCGAAGCACCTGGCAGTAACGGCGGTAACAGACCGCTCAAAAGGGATTAACGGTATCACCGCATTTATCGTTCCTACGAATGCTCCAGGATTCACTGTAATTGACAACTACGAAAAAATGGGTTTGCATGCTTCGAATACGACAGAACTAATCATGGAAAATGTAAGAGTTCCAAAGGAAAATTTGCTAGGCACAATTGGAAACGGTTACAAACAATTTTTAGCTACCCTTGATGGTGGAAGGATTGGAATTGGCGCCATGGCGGTAGGTATTGCTCAAGGTGCGTATGAAAAATCTCTTCAATATGCAAAAGAGAGAAAACAGTTCGGAAAAAGTTTATCCAACTTCCAGGCTATCCAATTTAAGCTCGCTGATATGGCAATGAATATTGAATTAGCCCGGAATATGGTTTTCAAAGCAGCCTGGTTAAAGGATCAAGGGCGAGTATTTAAGAAGGAAGCCGCATTTGCAAAGTTATTTGCTTCGGAAATCTGCATGCGTGCATGTGACCAAGCGGTTCAAATTCATGGCGGATATGGATATATGAAGGAATATCAAGTTGAGCGATTCTTCCGTGATGCGAAACTCTTGGAAATTGGTGAAGGCACATCTGAAGTTCAACGAATGGTCATTGCTAAACAAATTGGATGTTAA
- a CDS encoding hydroxymethylglutaryl-CoA lyase → MKWPKGVTIKEVGPRDGLQNEKTFISTEDKITWINQLSESGLKHIEITSFVNPKWIPALSDATAVATGITKVPDVTYTALVPNLYGLERAFQANIDEVAVFMSASETHNLKNINKSIDQTFPVLRDLVRETISAGKISRGYVSTVFGCPYEGHVDIDSVIRVSDRLFEMGIAELSLGDTIGVANPKQVQEVLEVLLKRFPADKLAMHFHDTRGSALANILVSLEMGITIFDSSLGGLGGCPYAPGASGNVATDDLLYMLHGMGIHTGVDQNKLLHASQFIQEKIGRTLPSKSFQAASSGMGGKLGKTV, encoded by the coding sequence ATGAAGTGGCCGAAAGGTGTAACCATTAAAGAGGTTGGTCCTCGTGATGGTTTACAAAATGAAAAGACCTTTATCTCAACGGAAGATAAAATCACGTGGATTAATCAATTGTCAGAAAGTGGACTAAAACATATTGAGATTACCTCTTTTGTTAATCCGAAATGGATTCCTGCACTTTCAGATGCCACTGCGGTAGCAACTGGCATTACCAAAGTGCCTGATGTCACCTATACAGCACTCGTTCCAAACCTTTATGGTTTGGAACGTGCCTTTCAAGCGAACATCGATGAAGTAGCTGTATTTATGTCAGCTAGTGAAACTCATAATCTAAAAAATATCAATAAAAGTATCGATCAGACTTTCCCGGTATTACGAGACTTGGTCAGAGAAACCATTTCAGCAGGGAAAATCAGCAGAGGTTATGTTTCGACCGTTTTTGGCTGCCCTTATGAAGGCCATGTTGATATTGACAGTGTCATACGAGTTTCCGATAGATTATTTGAAATGGGGATTGCAGAGCTGTCTCTCGGAGATACGATCGGTGTCGCAAATCCAAAGCAAGTTCAAGAAGTTTTGGAGGTTTTATTGAAAAGATTTCCTGCAGATAAATTAGCCATGCATTTTCACGATACAAGGGGATCAGCTTTGGCCAATATCCTAGTTTCATTAGAGATGGGGATTACCATTTTTGATTCCTCTCTTGGCGGCTTAGGTGGATGCCCATATGCGCCTGGAGCATCGGGGAACGTAGCGACAGATGATTTACTCTATATGCTTCACGGGATGGGCATTCACACTGGAGTCGATCAGAATAAGTTACTTCATGCGTCGCAATTTATTCAGGAAAAGATCGGCAGAACTTTACCTAGTAAAAGTTTTCAAGCAGCCAGCTCTGGAATGGGTGGAAAACTTGGAAAGACCGTTTGA
- a CDS encoding helix-turn-helix domain-containing protein, whose protein sequence is MQDTLTHRQLKSLIHVSNVINSKLDINTIFESIMSETISVVEAAGGGSIWIFDKNQNRLIAKSAQGLFYPHIFRQIKLVSGESMTGMAFAAKKCLIFWDEGEVKQALSTLTPYNRDLLDQAIPSNFHFTSVISSPILQKGKCIGVITLDSFEQSLQFKQEDIHLLEAIGHQAAVALERSKLFFEKEKMVHTLSHSIEIHRNLANLVVNGEGIQSILNYIHNTIGQHLFLFDEIGELRASACHSSFSGEMTEYMKAYAKQIILTLENSHTVSEITLIDDTYQLVVLPLGSKQKSLGGLIILSHQKVSNVDIAALEHACTVISLELVKEQAVFDTQQRLRGEFVTKLFSGQIDELLIQKAKNLNFDPNWNYVAIIINFKDKSNEQKVFGDPVIRNLLHMTNRTLLGRNLQVTAVRDKNQIVALISLHSKVSSSNIVAEIKELSKKLQQEINHKYSEIDTSIGIGRMKQGLTLIHESFVEATKCIKFLKIYSFEDRVISYTDLGVQRFILQNSKEELIDFIQEVLGPLIQYEQSRKGELLSTLVVYLDQNQNIRKTADCLHIHTNTLSYRLKRIEEILVTNLNDSHSLFNIHLAINIYQFIKDKDSLQKNKS, encoded by the coding sequence ATGCAAGATACATTAACTCATCGGCAGCTAAAGTCCTTAATCCATGTGTCCAACGTTATAAATTCAAAATTAGATATTAATACCATTTTTGAATCCATCATGAGTGAAACAATATCCGTGGTTGAAGCTGCTGGGGGCGGCTCGATATGGATTTTTGACAAAAACCAGAATCGACTGATCGCGAAATCAGCGCAAGGATTATTCTATCCACATATTTTTAGGCAAATTAAACTTGTTAGCGGTGAATCCATGACAGGGATGGCTTTTGCAGCAAAAAAATGTCTCATTTTTTGGGATGAGGGGGAAGTTAAACAGGCACTGTCTACATTAACCCCATATAATAGAGATTTATTAGATCAGGCGATTCCGAGTAATTTCCACTTTACCTCGGTCATTTCTTCCCCTATTTTACAAAAGGGAAAATGTATTGGGGTCATTACATTAGACTCGTTTGAACAGTCTTTGCAGTTTAAACAAGAGGATATTCATTTATTAGAAGCGATTGGTCACCAAGCTGCTGTTGCCTTGGAAAGATCCAAATTATTTTTTGAAAAAGAAAAAATGGTTCACACACTTTCCCATTCCATTGAAATACATAGAAACTTAGCGAATCTTGTTGTGAATGGAGAAGGTATTCAATCGATTTTGAATTATATACATAATACAATTGGACAGCACCTGTTTCTCTTTGATGAAATAGGAGAATTAAGGGCTTCCGCATGTCATTCCTCATTTTCTGGTGAAATGACCGAATATATGAAAGCGTATGCAAAACAAATTATCCTAACACTAGAAAACTCACATACTGTTTCCGAGATAACATTAATAGACGATACATATCAATTAGTTGTTTTACCGCTTGGATCTAAGCAAAAGTCTCTTGGTGGTCTAATCATCCTTTCTCATCAAAAAGTTAGTAATGTGGATATCGCCGCTCTTGAACATGCATGTACGGTCATTTCCCTTGAACTAGTAAAAGAGCAAGCCGTATTTGATACACAGCAGCGTTTAAGAGGCGAATTCGTGACCAAGCTTTTTTCAGGACAGATTGATGAGCTGCTGATTCAGAAAGCAAAAAATTTAAATTTTGACCCTAACTGGAACTACGTGGCGATTATTATTAATTTTAAAGATAAGTCCAATGAGCAAAAAGTTTTTGGCGACCCCGTTATCAGAAATTTACTCCATATGACCAATAGAACATTACTTGGGAGGAACCTTCAAGTAACGGCGGTAAGGGATAAAAATCAAATCGTTGCTCTTATTTCCTTGCATTCAAAAGTTTCATCTAGCAATATTGTTGCTGAAATAAAGGAACTCTCAAAAAAGTTACAGCAGGAGATTAATCATAAATATAGTGAGATAGATACATCCATAGGTATTGGAAGAATGAAGCAAGGGCTTACTCTTATCCATGAGTCATTTGTAGAAGCAACCAAATGCATAAAATTCCTCAAAATCTATTCTTTTGAAGATAGAGTCATAAGTTATACAGATCTTGGGGTCCAGAGGTTTATTTTACAAAATTCAAAGGAAGAATTGATCGATTTTATCCAAGAAGTATTAGGTCCTCTTATTCAATACGAACAATCTAGAAAAGGAGAATTGTTAAGCACGCTTGTTGTTTATTTAGACCAGAATCAAAACATCCGGAAAACGGCAGATTGTTTGCATATTCATACTAATACTCTAAGCTATCGTTTAAAGCGCATTGAGGAGATTCTAGTAACGAATTTGAATGATAGTCATTCCTTATTTAATATTCATTTAGCCATCAATATTTATCAGTTTATAAAAGATAAAGATTCGTTACAGAAAAACAAAAGTTAA
- a CDS encoding acetyl-CoA carboxylase biotin carboxyl carrier protein subunit yields MSEIIASMAGSVWKVLVQVGDQVEEGQDVVILESMKMEIPIAAEFDGTVKEVKVAEGEFVNEGDVIVVVE; encoded by the coding sequence ATGAGTGAAATCATTGCAAGTATGGCAGGAAGTGTATGGAAGGTATTAGTTCAAGTTGGAGATCAAGTTGAAGAAGGTCAGGACGTTGTCATTTTGGAATCGATGAAAATGGAAATTCCAATTGCCGCTGAATTCGATGGAACGGTAAAAGAAGTAAAAGTGGCTGAGGGCGAATTTGTAAATGAAGGTGACGTCATTGTAGTTGTCGAATAA
- a CDS encoding glycine/sarcosine/betaine reductase selenoprotein B family protein, with the protein MELSRKAIPYTPSTKPLHEMTIMIVSTSGVHLKDQEAFNTDPSVGDVTFRIIPGDVDAKDLTVTHAAPKEHYNTDAPKEDINCVFPIDRLREMVDDGDLGGVAEKHMTMMGYSMRLNIINKETIPALVKEVVRSKADAVLLTAG; encoded by the coding sequence ATGGAACTCTCAAGAAAAGCTATCCCTTATACACCCAGTACCAAACCACTGCATGAAATGACCATTATGATTGTTTCTACTTCTGGTGTTCATCTAAAGGATCAAGAAGCCTTTAACACGGATCCCTCTGTAGGAGATGTAACTTTCCGTATCATTCCGGGAGATGTTGATGCAAAGGATTTAACAGTCACTCACGCTGCTCCAAAGGAGCATTATAATACAGATGCCCCGAAAGAAGATATCAACTGCGTTTTTCCTATTGACCGATTGCGGGAAATGGTAGACGATGGAGACCTAGGCGGAGTGGCCGAGAAACATATGACCATGATGGGATATTCCATGAGATTAAATATAATTAACAAGGAAACCATTCCTGCGCTAGTAAAAGAAGTGGTTCGTTCCAAAGCGGACGCGGTCCTTTTAACAGCCGGCTGA
- a CDS encoding redoxin domain-containing protein, with protein MPQGATETSTLKVGDLAPDFTLEAHGGCRVTLSEFRGSKNVFLCFYPLDWTPVUGAQMPSYEDDLPRFEDFDTQVLGISVDSVHSHDAWAKSIGGISYPLCSDFYPHGEVSEKYGVLRKNKSEPAYGASERALFIIDKDGIVQWIDVHPLDKQPDNEELFDVLRKL; from the coding sequence ATGCCTCAAGGAGCTACTGAAACAAGCACCTTAAAAGTTGGTGATCTGGCACCGGATTTCACGTTGGAAGCCCATGGCGGCTGCAGAGTGACGTTGAGTGAATTCCGCGGATCCAAAAATGTATTTCTTTGTTTTTATCCTCTAGATTGGACCCCAGTTTGAGGTGCGCAAATGCCTTCATACGAGGATGATCTACCTCGTTTTGAAGATTTTGATACCCAGGTCCTGGGTATTTCAGTCGACAGTGTTCACAGTCATGATGCATGGGCAAAATCAATTGGTGGAATATCTTATCCGCTTTGTTCCGATTTCTATCCACATGGAGAAGTTTCGGAGAAATATGGCGTTCTTCGTAAAAACAAAAGCGAACCGGCATATGGAGCATCAGAGCGCGCACTCTTTATCATCGATAAAGATGGAATCGTTCAATGGATTGATGTTCATCCACTAGATAAACAGCCTGATAACGAAGAGTTGTTTGATGTTTTACGGAAACTTTAA
- a CDS encoding acetyl-CoA carboxylase biotin carboxylase subunit: MFKKVLIANRGEIAVRVIRTCKALGITTIGVYSEADADAPHVKLADEAYLIGGSRVAESYLNINKILEVAQASGAEAIHPGYGLLSENAEFARRCEEAGLIFIGPSPKVISKMGSKIESRKVMEEAGVPVVPGITYPLSDAEEAVEVADRIGYPVMLKASAGGGGIGMQVVQNGDEIRKAFAGNQKRATDFFGDGSMYIEKFVANPRHVEIQILADGFGNTVYLWERECSIQRRHQKVVEEAPSSFITEETRAKMGEAAVKAAKSIGYKNAGTIEFLVDEEQNFYFLEMNTRLQVEHPVTEEITGLDLVEQQLQIAAGKPLNFSQGEVKREGHAIEVRIYAEDPKTFFPSPGKITKLELPNGPGVRHELAIHGQSVVTPFYDPMIAKLVIKGSTREEAINRLQTALADYHIEGIKTNIPMLQEVVAHSAFHSGDTTTDFVSKYLKTNKTNKVK; encoded by the coding sequence ATGTTCAAAAAGGTGTTAATTGCTAATCGCGGCGAAATTGCTGTTCGTGTAATCCGTACATGCAAAGCCTTAGGTATAACAACGATTGGAGTATACTCAGAAGCTGACGCGGACGCGCCACATGTGAAATTAGCGGATGAGGCCTATTTAATCGGCGGGTCCCGGGTAGCAGAAAGCTATTTAAATATTAATAAGATACTAGAGGTCGCTCAAGCTTCAGGAGCGGAGGCAATCCACCCTGGATATGGCCTGCTTTCTGAAAATGCTGAATTTGCCCGCCGTTGTGAAGAAGCTGGTCTTATATTCATCGGACCCTCTCCAAAGGTTATTTCGAAAATGGGGAGTAAGATTGAATCACGCAAAGTGATGGAGGAAGCAGGTGTTCCTGTTGTACCAGGGATTACCTACCCGCTGTCAGATGCAGAGGAAGCGGTAGAAGTGGCAGATCGCATCGGTTACCCTGTGATGCTGAAAGCCTCCGCGGGAGGCGGGGGAATTGGAATGCAGGTGGTCCAGAATGGTGATGAAATTCGAAAAGCTTTTGCTGGAAACCAAAAGCGGGCTACTGATTTCTTTGGCGATGGGTCGATGTATATTGAAAAATTTGTTGCAAATCCAAGACATGTTGAGATTCAAATCTTAGCTGACGGTTTTGGAAATACCGTTTACCTATGGGAACGTGAGTGTTCCATTCAGCGTCGTCACCAAAAAGTTGTGGAGGAAGCCCCGTCATCCTTTATAACTGAAGAAACACGTGCCAAGATGGGTGAGGCTGCAGTCAAAGCGGCAAAATCTATTGGGTATAAAAATGCAGGCACGATCGAGTTTTTAGTGGATGAAGAACAAAACTTCTACTTTCTTGAAATGAATACTCGTTTGCAAGTGGAGCACCCGGTTACAGAAGAAATTACGGGATTAGACTTAGTCGAACAACAATTACAAATTGCTGCAGGCAAACCATTGAATTTTTCTCAGGGAGAGGTAAAGCGTGAGGGCCATGCCATTGAGGTTAGAATCTATGCAGAAGATCCTAAAACATTTTTCCCTTCACCTGGAAAAATAACCAAATTGGAGCTGCCGAACGGACCGGGAGTTCGGCATGAATTAGCCATTCACGGTCAGTCCGTTGTCACCCCTTTTTATGATCCAATGATTGCAAAGCTTGTTATAAAAGGCAGTACTCGTGAAGAAGCAATCAATCGCCTGCAAACTGCATTGGCAGATTATCATATTGAAGGAATTAAAACAAACATTCCTATGCTGCAAGAAGTTGTTGCGCATTCGGCATTCCATTCTGGTGATACGACAACAGACTTCGTCAGCAAGTACTTAAAAACGAATAAAACTAACAAGGTAAAATAG
- a CDS encoding acetate--CoA ligase, which yields MDISGILQVVSNSKLIYPAEEKVRSTSIGSNEAFQELLKQSKDDPAAFWDQTARELVWYEPWKETISGELPDFRFFTGGISNPSVNLLDRHIENGAGNRTALIWEGESGDSKFYTYNMLLAEVNRFANVLKSFGVKKGDCVAIFLPNLAEAIISVLACFRIGAIYNTIFSGYSEKSLTDRLINFEPKVLITADATKRRGNLIPLKEKVDHVVPSIPSIEAVIVVDRLGTEVQMKEGRDYWWHEQTKAASIVCEPERLEANESGIVFYTSGTTGKPKGVVHSGMAFVIQNYIYAKYHMDHRHDDVFWCTADIGWLTMHIWGITGSLANGVTTVVYEGSVDYPTKDRFYQIIEKYRVNKLFTAPTALRMLKSMGDKVLEKFDLSCLDVISLVGEPFDPETWYWTYDVLGKKKVYINNTWGQTETAGSPIAGAAWLTPMKPGAAGTAFLGAVMDVVDEEGKPVQPGRLGNLVIRKPFPMLCRTLWKEPERYYASYFSQVDGCYYASDLALIDADGYLWVVGRSDDAFNVAGHRLSTMEMESAVLECSGVSETAIIGIPDEIKGEVPLVFVRLADGYEGTEELKQQINAQIIQQIGKIAAPKSIIFTDMLPKTVSGKIMRRLLKEIVISGKVQGDITGLEDPATVAQIQKIVAERASVKR from the coding sequence ATGGATATCAGTGGAATTTTACAAGTCGTTTCAAATAGTAAACTCATTTATCCAGCAGAAGAAAAAGTGCGTTCAACCTCCATTGGAAGTAATGAAGCTTTTCAAGAACTTCTTAAACAATCCAAAGACGATCCTGCGGCATTCTGGGATCAAACAGCCCGCGAACTTGTTTGGTATGAACCATGGAAAGAAACCATTAGTGGGGAACTTCCTGATTTTCGCTTTTTTACCGGCGGCATTAGTAATCCGAGTGTAAATTTACTTGATCGGCATATCGAAAATGGTGCTGGAAACCGAACCGCTCTTATTTGGGAGGGTGAGAGCGGGGACAGCAAATTTTACACGTATAATATGCTTCTTGCAGAAGTAAATCGATTTGCGAATGTTCTTAAATCATTTGGGGTAAAAAAAGGTGATTGTGTCGCTATTTTTCTTCCAAATCTGGCGGAAGCCATTATTTCTGTTTTGGCTTGTTTTCGAATTGGCGCTATATACAATACGATTTTCTCAGGTTATTCCGAAAAATCGCTGACGGACCGATTAATCAATTTTGAACCGAAAGTATTGATTACGGCGGACGCAACAAAGCGTCGGGGTAACTTGATTCCTTTGAAAGAAAAAGTCGATCATGTTGTACCATCTATTCCTTCTATTGAAGCGGTCATTGTCGTAGATAGATTAGGCACAGAGGTTCAAATGAAAGAAGGCCGAGATTACTGGTGGCATGAACAGACAAAAGCTGCAAGCATTGTTTGTGAACCTGAGAGATTAGAAGCAAATGAGAGCGGTATTGTATTTTATACAAGTGGTACTACCGGTAAACCAAAAGGTGTCGTACATTCAGGTATGGCTTTTGTCATTCAGAACTACATATATGCCAAGTATCATATGGATCACCGTCATGACGATGTGTTCTGGTGTACCGCGGATATCGGCTGGTTAACCATGCATATTTGGGGAATTACAGGTTCCTTAGCCAATGGAGTAACTACGGTTGTCTATGAAGGGTCTGTTGATTATCCAACAAAGGACCGCTTTTATCAAATCATTGAAAAATACAGGGTAAATAAACTGTTTACTGCTCCAACCGCTTTAAGAATGTTAAAAAGTATGGGAGATAAGGTATTGGAGAAATTTGATTTGTCTTGTCTCGATGTCATTTCCCTTGTTGGAGAACCATTCGATCCGGAAACCTGGTACTGGACATATGATGTGTTAGGGAAGAAGAAAGTCTATATCAATAATACGTGGGGTCAAACCGAAACAGCGGGGTCGCCTATAGCTGGAGCAGCTTGGCTGACGCCGATGAAGCCGGGTGCTGCAGGTACTGCCTTTTTAGGTGCTGTTATGGATGTTGTTGATGAAGAAGGCAAGCCAGTTCAGCCTGGAAGGTTAGGAAATCTAGTGATTCGAAAACCATTTCCTATGCTTTGCAGGACACTTTGGAAAGAACCTGAGCGTTATTACGCCTCATATTTCAGCCAAGTGGACGGCTGTTATTATGCCAGTGACCTGGCATTAATCGATGCTGATGGTTACTTATGGGTTGTTGGCCGTTCCGATGATGCGTTTAATGTCGCAGGACATCGTCTAAGTACTATGGAGATGGAGAGCGCTGTACTAGAATGTTCAGGCGTTTCTGAAACCGCCATTATTGGAATTCCTGATGAAATTAAAGGTGAGGTTCCGCTTGTATTTGTCCGTCTCGCGGATGGCTATGAGGGTACAGAAGAACTAAAACAACAAATAAATGCTCAAATCATTCAACAAATTGGTAAGATTGCAGCTCCCAAATCGATTATTTTTACAGATATGCTGCCGAAAACAGTCAGCGGGAAAATCATGCGTCGTTTATTAAAGGAAATCGTTATATCCGGAAAGGTCCAAGGTGATATTACTGGACTAGAAGACCCAGCAACGGTTGCACAAATACAAAAAATTGTTGCTGAAAGAGCGTCCGTTAAAAGGTAA
- a CDS encoding acyl-CoA carboxylase subunit beta, whose protein sequence is MKPLQQTLNDRVEQIKKGGPPKYHEKNQEQGKLFVRDRLSLLFDSGLELEDGLFANCMAGDLPADGVVTGMGKINGQQVCVMANDSTIKAGSWGARTVEKIIRIQETAEKLRVPLLYLVDSAGARITDQVEMFPGRRGAGRIFYNQVKLSGKIPQICILFGPSAAGGAYIPAFCDIVIMVDKNASMYLGSPRMAEMVIGENVTLEEMGGARMHCSVSGCGDVLAKNEEEAISMARNYLSYFPANFSEKPPVREAVAPKELKKPLEELIPANQNSPFNMLDLINGIIDEGSFFEIKKLFAGELITGLARMDGKSVGIIANQPRVKGGVLFHDSADKAAKFINLCDAFHIPLLFLVDVPGFMIGTKVERAGIIRHGAKMISAMSEASVPKISVIVRKAYGAGLYAMAGPAFEPDACLALPSASIAVMGPEAAVNAVYANKIAALPEEERAAFIEQKREEYKEDIDIYNLASEMVIDGIIPANSLRKELVNRFEAYSSKYLIFSERKHPVYPV, encoded by the coding sequence ATGAAACCTCTCCAACAAACGTTAAATGATCGAGTCGAACAAATTAAAAAGGGTGGACCTCCTAAATATCATGAAAAAAACCAAGAACAGGGAAAGTTGTTCGTCCGCGATCGTTTATCATTATTATTTGATTCTGGCCTTGAACTAGAGGATGGTCTATTTGCAAACTGTATGGCGGGAGATCTTCCTGCAGACGGAGTTGTGACAGGTATGGGCAAGATTAATGGCCAGCAGGTCTGTGTAATGGCCAACGATTCAACCATCAAAGCTGGTTCTTGGGGAGCTAGGACGGTTGAAAAAATCATTCGAATCCAAGAAACAGCTGAAAAGCTGCGAGTGCCATTATTATACTTGGTAGATTCAGCTGGAGCGCGGATAACGGATCAGGTGGAAATGTTCCCGGGGCGTCGTGGTGCAGGAAGAATTTTTTACAATCAAGTAAAGCTTTCAGGGAAAATTCCTCAGATTTGTATTCTGTTTGGACCATCTGCTGCTGGCGGAGCGTACATTCCAGCTTTTTGTGACATTGTTATTATGGTTGATAAAAATGCATCCATGTACTTGGGTTCACCAAGGATGGCTGAAATGGTTATTGGCGAAAATGTAACTTTGGAGGAAATGGGCGGCGCTCGCATGCATTGTTCAGTTTCAGGCTGCGGTGATGTTCTGGCAAAAAATGAAGAGGAAGCTATCTCTATGGCTAGAAATTATCTATCTTATTTTCCTGCCAATTTCTCAGAGAAACCGCCAGTTCGTGAGGCAGTGGCACCTAAAGAATTGAAGAAACCATTAGAAGAGTTAATTCCGGCTAATCAGAATTCCCCTTTTAATATGCTAGACTTAATCAATGGGATTATTGATGAAGGCTCCTTCTTTGAAATTAAGAAACTCTTTGCTGGCGAACTGATAACCGGACTTGCCCGAATGGACGGGAAATCTGTTGGAATCATTGCCAATCAGCCTCGAGTTAAAGGCGGGGTATTGTTCCACGATTCAGCCGATAAGGCCGCAAAATTTATTAATCTTTGCGATGCGTTCCATATACCTCTATTGTTTTTAGTTGATGTGCCTGGATTTATGATTGGTACAAAGGTAGAGCGGGCAGGAATCATTCGCCATGGGGCGAAAATGATTTCCGCGATGTCTGAAGCGAGTGTTCCAAAAATCTCTGTTATCGTACGGAAAGCATATGGCGCTGGTCTTTATGCGATGGCTGGTCCTGCATTTGAACCGGATGCCTGTCTTGCTTTACCTTCTGCATCCATTGCCGTTATGGGACCAGAAGCAGCTGTTAATGCCGTGTATGCGAATAAAATTGCTGCGCTGCCAGAAGAAGAGCGTGCCGCATTTATTGAACAAAAACGCGAGGAATATAAAGAGGATATTGATATTTATAATTTGGCTTCCGAAATGGTCATTGACGGTATCATACCGGCAAACTCATTACGTAAAGAGTTAGTCAATCGTTTTGAGGCTTATTCCTCTAAATACCTCATTTTTTCAGAACGAAAACATCCTGTTTATCCGGTTTAA
- a CDS encoding enoyl-CoA hydratase — protein MSKTIIVNKLDNGIVMITLNRPEAANALSIEMLEGLHDALLTCKYDRSVRCIVITGAGEKAFCAGADLKERAGMDAVQVRKTVSLIRDNINSLESLPQPVIAAVNGVAFGGGTELALACDIRIASETAKLGLTETSLGIIPGAGGTQRLPRLVGKGRAKELIFTARRIDAAEALEIGLVEYKVTSASLLDKALEIAGQIVRNGPIAVAQAKFAIDKGYDVDLNTGLAIEQNAYEVTIPTKDRLEGLQAFKEKRTPNYIGE, from the coding sequence TTGAGTAAAACAATAATAGTTAACAAGCTGGATAACGGAATTGTGATGATTACGTTAAATAGGCCGGAAGCTGCAAATGCCTTATCAATAGAGATGTTAGAGGGTCTCCACGACGCACTTCTTACATGTAAATATGATCGATCAGTCCGCTGTATCGTGATTACCGGGGCAGGGGAGAAAGCTTTTTGTGCTGGGGCTGATTTAAAAGAAAGAGCTGGAATGGATGCGGTTCAGGTAAGGAAGACGGTTTCCTTGATCCGCGATAATATCAACTCTTTAGAATCATTACCCCAACCGGTTATAGCCGCTGTAAACGGTGTTGCTTTTGGCGGGGGTACTGAACTAGCGCTCGCTTGTGATATACGCATTGCCTCTGAAACTGCGAAGCTTGGTCTTACGGAAACATCATTAGGGATTATTCCTGGTGCAGGCGGAACGCAGCGGTTACCAAGATTAGTAGGAAAGGGACGTGCCAAAGAACTCATTTTCACTGCTAGAAGAATTGATGCCGCTGAAGCACTTGAGATTGGATTAGTAGAATATAAGGTCACTTCTGCCAGTTTACTAGATAAAGCATTAGAAATTGCCGGACAAATTGTTCGGAATGGCCCAATTGCCGTAGCACAAGCAAAGTTCGCAATCGATAAAGGCTATGATGTTGACCTAAACACGGGCCTTGCCATTGAGCAGAATGCCTATGAAGTGACAATCCCAACTAAAGATCGTTTAGAAGGATTACAGGCTTTTAAAGAGAAACGAACTCCAAATTATATTGGAGAATAA